In Pempheris klunzingeri isolate RE-2024b chromosome 5, fPemKlu1.hap1, whole genome shotgun sequence, the DNA window TCACCTTCCAGCACTCTAACACCTGAGCTTTAGTGCAGTGGTGGGGAGGGTTGTATCAATAGTGATACATATAGTGAatcagtctgtgtttttcatgtgggtttgtttggtttgtttgtgggaCTCTAGATGCTGGAGGAGAACGCCCGTGTGGCTCTGATGATTGGAGCATCGCTACGAGATCAAACTATTCAAATGGGACTGTATGAGATGGAGAACCTCCTAAACAGGTGCACACTCGTGCAAGTCACACTTGCAGCTGCCTGTCGGCCACTTTATCTTCAGTACACTTTCACTCTGTTGTCATTAGGTTTCGAGAGGCTCTGGTGGAATTTGGGAAGGAGCATCGCAGGGATCTgagcagcaacaaaaacaagttcTACCTCCACTATCTGCTGGCCTCCATCAGCAACTGTATCATCCTCAAGTGAGATAATGGAGGAGTGGTGGGGACATAGCTTTCACAGTTTGGGAAGTGGTTAATATCATGTTGGCGAGCATCACCAGCATTGTGGGAAtgtattgcttcttttcacatTGCTGTACTGCCACACTTCTTTCACCACTGATTACAGGACAGTAAATGTCACAGTTAAAATGTGCTGATATTGTAAGTAATGCATGGAAGAGTTGCAACATGAGAGCAGGGGGGCTTACTGCATTATGCACAACAAATTGCcaaattaaattacaataaaaaacaaatacagggCCAAATAAAACTGACTGTGACCCTTATGTTTGGTGCAGAAAGTCCACGGagagtctgcagcagcagcagtcgtCCCGGTCGGCGGGACAGTTCTCTCGGACTCCTCCCAACCCCCTAGCAGCTCTGGACCGAGCGGTGAGACGGGCGTGTCGCCTGGTGATGGATCAGCTCCTGCTGGACCTTCAGCCTTTCCTCCCAGGCCTGCTGACCCGACCCTGGCTGGTCCAGGGAGACCCCACCCCCAAACTCTGCCACGTCCTGGAGCGTCACCTGGAGCTGTACAGCCGCGTTCGACCCCCCTGCCGACAGGTCACAGCTCAGCTTGTTTCTGTCCCCGCTGTGCCGATGGTAGTTTACTCttacacagagctgctgtggagGATTTGTGGTTTGATAGAAACCAGTGGAACTGTGAATATTTATCAGACCAGGATTCATCTTTGGACTATTTAAATTATAAACATTTGCCCATATTTGTTTATGGCCCCGTATCAGCTGGAATCATTTTGGAAGGTGAACCAATagtttttgaatttgaattaaatattcGATATCTTTACATTTGACTTCATTGCCAAAAAAGATCAGATGTGTTTTTCCCCAGAAAGCCTTCACAGAACAGGGCGATACAAGTCTTTCAGGCAGAAGTATGCTTATGATACTTGTGAGAAATCTGACTCCCATGCTTCTAAGTTTAGGGCAAAGCtgcagtaaataaatacatactgAGTCAAACTTCATAATTTCATAGGGAAATGACACTGATCATTGtatgatttttatgttttctctcaAACTCATCAAAACAATTCATCTCTTCAATCATTAGTGCTGCATATTAAACTCTTAATTCTGGTAAAGATAAAAGTTACAGATGCTGTGCCTGCTGaatcttgtttttgtgtccacAGCGTCTGCAGGAGGAGGCCCAGTGGCTGATGGTGGTGGAGTACGTCAGGGCTCTGATGAAGAAGAGACTGGTGTGTCGCAGCGCCGAGGAGCGGAGGCAGCTTGGCCAGCAGATGGTTCAGGACGACCAGCAGTTTAGAGAAATCTTCCACGGCCTGGTGAGGAGGAGCCGAGTCTCGTTTCCAAGATTCAGAAAAGTTCATTAATGCACTTTAACACTGCATCATCAGTGTTGTGCAGATGATGAAGAGGTTAGAACTaccacagtagtagtactagcatGCTGTGTTAGGGCGGAGAGTCACATGATGACTTCAAAGTTGTGATACTCAAGGTATCAAGGTCAGTTACTTGTCATgttacaacacagggttgcacaacaCAATGAAAGCTGTAATCCCtccatgctgcacacacacacacacacacacacacacacacacacacacacacacacacacacagttcatatATACAGATAATTAAAGGGTTGAACACTGAATACTCAAAGATTTTTAGAATAAGAATGTTAGAGATTAAAGCATTACCACAAAGCATCAGCCAGTAACAGCCCCCAAGTATTGACATGTGGAACTTCTATGAGTCACGCtgctgtgtgtacctgtgtgtaggAGGGTGAAGGGTCCGTCCCTGAAGTCAATCCTCTGGCCTTACTGCCCATCCTGGCTGACTTCATCCGACTGAAAGACCCCGGCATGCTCACTCTGGAAGTGTCTGGACTTGTAGCCAAATACCCCGACATCAGGTACTCTGACCTCCGCTGCTTTCTAGCCCCCCCTCCTGTTAGTGGTGCAGCTGTTAACTTACCGTACATTTCATTAATATCAAGCAGGATCCTTACAGCAAAATGATTTGGTACAaatggtgttgttttttttttttcatgtcctgGCCAGAAATTGTTCTCATGTGTTTTCTTGTTACCTCAGTGAAgagcatgtgtctgtgctgctggacATCCGTGGTGATGTCTCCAGGGACATCAGAGGGGCTGTTCTGGACTTGCTGGAGCAGAGCGCCCCCCCTCTGCCCGCAGGATACCGTCCCATCTTCACTGACATCTTGGTGCCTCCTTCCACCATGGCCTTCTGTCTGCCCACTGCCAAGTGTGCATGACAGGGACAGAAACTGCAGCCCGAACTCAGATTCTCACGTTAAAATCCGGTCGTATCTGCTTCTGGAAAGAGATCATCAGACCATGTTGATGGATGGCTGACCCGTGTTCAATTCTGCCACTTGTTATTTATCCAGGGAGCATCAGAGTTGAGTTCCTTGATTTTTTCCTCAGCACCACGCCTGCTTCTCACTCACAgccagtgtgtttacatgttcaTTAGAATCGTGGTTTTTAGTcgtatcctttttttttttattatatctgGGATACGGCATTTACATGGAGCATGAAAACCTGCTTATTCATATCCTTGTACACGTGATCATAACAGCATCCAGGTGTCTTGATTTCTCACCATCTCAGCCACCATGAGATGTTTCAGAAACCTGGATGATGTGTTGACTTGTCACAGTATCCATGCTACTGTGCTCCAGGTAGTGTGTCCAGGTTTCCCAAAGCCAGGATGAGGTCTCGTTCAGGTTTCTGAAGCTGTTTatacacaaaaacataacatgGATACTCCAAAAACCTGTTTACAACCAGGAtacttgtgtgcatgtaaaggCACTCATTGTTACACATGAGCTTCCCGCCATCGCTCTTCTTTTGCTGCCCACTGAAGCAGGTTGAGGGTTCAGGGCCTCGCTCAGGGTTCTTTTGTAGTATCTGTTGAGTAATGGTAGAATGACACGTTTTAATTCCCTCCACCCAAAACCTACCAGGGATTGAGCTGATGACTTGCTGGTCCAGGTCTACCTTCAGTTGAAACCCTTTTGTCTGGTAAAGTTCTGAATCTATGAGCCACTGTGGATAAATTGCCCCAATTCCTTCAAAACTGGCCGATCTTCTGCACTCGTCACAACTTGTACTCGTGTGTCTCACTGATTGATGCTACAACTTTGACCAGATTTGGACATTAAAGATGAAATAAGCAGCTTTAAACTATTTTCAGCAAGCATAACTGAACACTGCTTCTTCGTCGCTGAGACGTCCCGCACTAGGAGGTCAGTAAACTGCTCACAGCGCTCTGTGCGTGATGCTATCAAATGGGTGATGGAGCTTAAAAGGGTTCATTCGTTCTTCAGATTTCATCACAGTACTTCCTGCTGAACAAATGCTTGGGACACCATCAGCAAGATTCCCCTCACCTTCAGCAGACAATTTTAGAGGCTGATGTCTCAGGCCTCAGTGCTCAAGACCAGAACTTTTTGCATGGCTACAAATTACTGCAATTATTACAATTTCACCTATTGGAAATAATCAATCAGGAGCTTGTGACATTTTTCTGAATCCTGACCAATAATTGAAAAACACAACCAGAAAGCCAGAGAGGAGAAACTTTCTCTGAGAGATATTCACAGTCTACCCATGTATTTTATATCTGAAGGTATTCAACTACAAAGCCTGAATAAACAAACTATTGAATGTGGAACTGGCAAATCAATTAGTTGAGAAATGAAACCTGCCATAACTCGAACAGTGTAATAGATGAAAGGAGATCTGTCGGTATACGACTTTTAGAATCCAGACAGGGTTTTATTAGAGCGTCAGAACGGTCTGATGTTGAACTACAGGTGGTTTTCCAGTGGGGGCTCCTGGACTGTGACCCACCGTACCTGAGGAAGTAAGGCTGCTAATTCACTACGTCAGATTCATTCACTTTTCTTCATGTATTTGTTCTGTTGTCCAAATGTATCTTGTATTGTTGTTGATATTGGGTTTTTCTTTATCTGATTCagtaatatatttattgtatttatggGTTATTGTTCAGCTATTTCTTTCTGAATAGTGTTTCTCCCCTGTTCTCTCTGAAGCACATAGTAAACTCTGACACTTAAATGCTTGAATAAAGTCTGAAAACGTTGTAAACTTCcatctttaataattattaatagtgGCTGTAGCAGCATGAGTTTAACAAATGATTCCATCGGGACTAATATATTAGTTTTTGATGTTGCTCTAATAACCAGGAGCAAAGATGCCCGTCACGTGACCGACAGAGTTGGTGACGTAGCTGGGAAAGATGGCGGCTTCCATCTGTGCAACGCTGCTTCTGTAATTCACTAGTTTTACTTTTAGACACGAGTAGAATATTCCGCTTCCGTTTCGCCGGACGTCTCAGCCGAGTGTTGTCGCAGCCGTGCCGGAGATGAAGACCTTCTGTGGGAGAGCCAACCCGACCACCGGGGCGCTGGACTGGgtggaggagagtgaggagtACGACTACCACCAGGAGATAGCCAGGTACCGAGAGCCCCCAGTCCTCAGTCCTCAAGAAGAGTTGAGCTTGGAAACACATTTAGAATATTCAGTTGTTTCCCActgagtgtgcatgtttgacCAAGCCCACTTGATTTGGACAAGACTTGATATGTGTCCTTACTTTATTCTAAACAGTGATCGAGATGCTACATTCACTGATCAGGACACTTCACAGTTAAAAAGTAATCTAATAAGTATTAAGATAAGTAATAAACAAGCTAGTATCAGCCAGCATTCATGGATCAGGCTCTAATCTGCCCACAAAGtgtagaagaaagaaaaaaaccaaacaggaTTTCCCCCTgtaataaagtatttctatttctctatctataatatatattcATGCTTTTCAGTCAAATTCAAACCTGAGAACAAACTCAGCCACAGACCACAAGGACAAGCACTCACCATCAAAAACCCACCACCAGGATTTAATGGTGTCCATGGTTTACTTCTACAGGGAGCATGTTGTACACATCAACACCAGTCTGTCTGCATCTGCTGCCCTGTTGATCACTTTAGCACACTTACCTTTCAGGTCCTGTTATGCAGACATGCTGCATGACCACGACCGGGTGAGTGCTGGAGAACTCCACATCACATCTGATGTGACTCATGTTTGGGATGTGCAgagcttttatttattattatatacttATTATCTACTAGAGGATGTGTCCACTTGCCTTCGGtatgttcttgttgttttttttttacagggttTCAAGAATCTACATATTCTCAGAAATATGATGTAGTTTCTTTTGGCTGAAGGGATTGAATCAGAATATTTCTAGGTCAAAGCAAAAGGCCATACAGATTAAAAGAGATAATAATAAAGAATTTATAAAAAGCACATTATACAGCTGTTGCTCTACAGTTCATACTCCAATAGTTAATATCTCCAAAGAAATAAACAGCCCTGATGAGGCACCACACTGACTTTGTTTCTGTGTCCAGAATGAGAAGTACTACCGGGGCATCCGGGCCGCTGTAGGCAGAGTAAAGGCTCGCGGTGAGAAGGCCGTGGTCCTGGACATCGGCACGGGAACGGGCCTGTTGTCCATGATGGCTGTCACTGCTGGGGCCGACTTCTGCTATGCTGTGGAGGTAGAGATGCTCCTCCTGTATAGACTGGATGAGGGCCGTGCATTACCACTGTGTGGTATCTACTAATAAATATATGTGCAAGCGTGCAAAATGTCTGCAGCTTCAGGTGTCACCTCTGTCTGCAGGTTTTTAAGCCCATGGCCGAGGCAGCCAAGTGCATTGTGGAGAAGAATGGCTTCTCTGAGAAGATCAAGATTATTAACAAACACTCCACTGATGTCACTGTGGGGCCCGGTAAgagagaaccacacacacacacacacacacacacacacacaggtgcaccATATCATTACTGGTCTCCTTTTGGTGGAAGCTGCACACACTTAAATGTGGTTCTGTGTGAAGTTGTGTCCTGACAGGGAGCATGATGTCTGTTGGTGTGTCTGTATTCCTACAGATGGAGATATGCAAACGAAGGCCAATGTTCTGATCACAGAACTGTTTGATACGGAGCTGATAGGGGAAGGAGCCCTGCCCAGCTATGAACATGCTCACCAAAATCTGGTCCAggtttgtgcttgtgtgctgACAGTTATATGTGAATGTGTTACAGGATCCATAATCTGTATGTTTTTCAACGGTCGTGAACTTTTGGAATTTGTTTTATACTAGACGAGTCAGATAAGTTCAGTGTGGCCATGAAGTGCAGACAGGTTGGGTAAAGTCTGTGACCCCCGTGTCCGTCCACCCTGCAGGAGGGCTGTGAGGCGGTCCCTCACCGGGCCACCGTCTACGCCCAGCTCGTGGAGTCggagctgctgtggagctgggcTCAGCTGCAGCCGGCGGAGGTGGAGGGGGCCCGTCTGGTTCCGCCACCCGCCGTGGGCCGCTGCTCTGGCTCTCATTCAGTGTGTGACATCCAGCTGAGCCAGGTGTCCCCTCACAGCCTCACCCCACTGGGCCCCCTCTGCACCATGTTCAGGTATGACGGAGACTAGCTTCTCCTCCCAGACTGTCTCCTCTAAGCATCAGTTTTTCAAATCTTGCCTTCTCTCCCTTTGCACTCCGTCCTTCCTAGTGTGGATTTCAGCAAGCCGGTCAGCAGCGCGTTCCGCTCGCACTCCTCGCAGTTTGCGGCTCAGTCCGACGGCCGGGCCCAGGTGGTTCTGTCCTGGTGGGACATCGAGATGGATCCCAGTGGAAGCATCGTGTGCACCATGGCTCCCAGCTGGACGTACCCACAGCCAAAGATGGCCCCGGTGAGTTGTAGGATGCGGCGTTGTGGCGTTCTGAGTCAGACTCCCGTCACCCCCTGCTGATCGCTGCGGTGTGTTTCAGTGGCGGGACCACTGGATGCAGAGTGTGTACTTCCTGCCTGTGGAGAGCAGGGTGACAAAAGGCGAGGAGCTGAGCCTTACCGTCTGCCATGACGACTACAGCCTGTGGTACAGCCTGCAGTCTAGCAGGTAACAGACAGCATACTCAGCAAACACAGTGTGACAGGTTCTACTCAGGAATAACTCTCAGGAACAAGAGCACCATTTAGTAGCTGTCTTTTAGTTTTGTCCTCCTGTCATTAAACTGCTGTCTCTTTGAGCCAGACAATAACCAAACAGTAGAACAATGCCGAAACATGATATCACCCGACACATGATTGTCGTTTGTTTTATCCTGTTTAATGCATCAAAATGGAAGATACCTCTTTATCTCCCAATGAAAAGACTTATTTGCCGTCTCTCCTCCACTTTGGCAACAATCATCAGCATCTACAAGGTTTTTGTGGCATTGACCGATAGAAGCGGAGAGTGTTCCTCCATGCAGAAGATGGTGGACACGTGGTCTTTCATGTCTCTCTGCAGGAACGTACGACTCTATATGATCATCCAATCTGAAACAGTGACCATCtcaagagagagaaatactgGTTTGTCTGATTGTGCTCCAGAGGCTGCAGTGTATATAAACGTTTCTCACTGAAAACAGTGTTCTCATCATTTTGCTATTCATAAGGTGTGTTTAAAACAGCACCGGCAACATGTTTGTCTCGCTCTGTTTTGCATAACACCTCCAACTGGCATGATTTTGCGCTTGCTAACAGCACTGGAGGGTTGGATTATTGCAGTCAGGGTTTATACTTGTGGGAGCATGAATACACCTCAAAGATGTCACAGTGGATCTCTGCATTGTGTGATACCTTGTGTGCATCATTGATGTTTTGGTCcggtggtggtggaggcagCACAAAGGTCAGGAGGGTCACTCACTAATAGAGTCCAGCCAGTACATTTACCAGGATAAGTCCAAGTTTTGACTCAGTGGTGTCAcaggaggaaatgagagaggTCCCACCTGAAGAGCCAAAGGATTACTCAGAATAGGGCTCACACAGAATACATCAAAATCCTTCATTGGGATAAATACAGTGATGTATTTTTGGTGCTGGGCTCAATCACAAAGTTTAAATGGTCTGTATGTGGATGTCCTCAGCCAGCAGGACTCACAGACTGAGGCCCCTCCGTCTCGGCCCTGTTGCACCTGCCACGCTCACCTGGTTTGGACTCGGTCGCGTTTCGGAGAACTCAACGACAGACGGCGCACCGAGAGCTACGTCAGCGCCCTGCGCAGTGTGAGTGATGGCCGGCCTCAGTCAGAAGCGTCCGTGAATTGAATTAACAGACAGGACCGTTGTCTgatcagctgctgtgtttgactCCAGGTTCTGAGGGAGGACAGCGTGTGTCTCGGCGTCAGTGATGGAAGTCTGCTTCCTGCGTTTGCTCACATGCTTGGAGCCAAGAAGGTGCTTTGCTTTGACCACATGGTACCACGTACTGCACCTTTACAAACCAAACATCTGTTATTGACCTGTCTTTATCCCTGTGGCCTCTTCTTAGGTCTACGCTCTGGAAAACTCCAGAATGTCCAAACAGGTTATTGAGCAGGTAAAAGAACTATTTCATGTGCTGCCTCGTCTTTGAGAGTTTTAGATGCATCAACTCAAAACCACAGAGTCCAGAGACAGTTTAAGAAGAGCCAATGCTACACATTCTTCTGCGCAGGTGTTAGAGGCCAACTCGAGGAAAGGAGGCGTTGAGCTGCTGGAGATCAGACCTGAGCAGCTGGCCAGTGAGGATGTAGGAGGAGAACAGGTACCTCACAGCCGACACCACAGCGTCACAGGTGGAAACACCAACGGGCTACAGATTGTGGCTTTAGAGCTGCGATAATATTTCTATAATTtgcagtgtggaaaaaaaaaaagcagctttatTCTTAAAGTGAGTTAAAATCCATGAAATGGGGAGAAAAATGCTGTCACGCTCTTAGTGACGAACCCACTGAGAATTATCACCAGTGCCGTTCTCCTCAGCTCTATTGAGCCGTTTAGTGGcttttattatcattcattatttatttcttagTTTTTATGGTCCAGGACTTTACTATTTGGGTTCAGTCTCATCACTAGTTAACATTTTTCCcagaagcagctgttttcagtgaaaaagctgtGACAAGCCCACTGCTGCCCCGCACCAAGCAGCAGACCGGCTGCTGAACATAATGCAGCTTTGAGCCCATCTTTTtctcaggtgttggtggagaccaaaaactgagctaaaag includes these proteins:
- the prmt7 gene encoding protein arginine N-methyltransferase 7, with the protein product MKTFCGRANPTTGALDWVEESEEYDYHQEIARSCYADMLHDHDRNEKYYRGIRAAVGRVKARGEKAVVLDIGTGTGLLSMMAVTAGADFCYAVEVFKPMAEAAKCIVEKNGFSEKIKIINKHSTDVTVGPDGDMQTKANVLITELFDTELIGEGALPSYEHAHQNLVQEGCEAVPHRATVYAQLVESELLWSWAQLQPAEVEGARLVPPPAVGRCSGSHSVCDIQLSQVSPHSLTPLGPLCTMFSVDFSKPVSSAFRSHSSQFAAQSDGRAQVVLSWWDIEMDPSGSIVCTMAPSWTYPQPKMAPWRDHWMQSVYFLPVESRVTKGEELSLTVCHDDYSLWYSLQSSSQQDSQTEAPPSRPCCTCHAHLVWTRSRFGELNDRRRTESYVSALRSVLREDSVCLGVSDGSLLPAFAHMLGAKKVYALENSRMSKQVIEQVLEANSRKGGVELLEIRPEQLASEDVGGEQISVLMGEPYFSSSLLPWHSLLFWYCRTALAGLLQPSATILPCSATLHMMAVEFQDLWRIRAPCGTCEGFDVTPMDEMVQRSLDFRESREAEPHPLWEYPCRALSQAAAIMTFDFTQCVPQQPISSQGLLPLTRIGRCHGVVLWMEYHLTKDITVSAGLTGPISEQGECEWSRHRKQGVYFFGSPWESSGDGRAAVSYSFTFEPTLEDIKMDFSIDSQ